One window of the Desulfuromonadales bacterium genome contains the following:
- a CDS encoding R3H domain-containing nucleic acid-binding protein, with protein MKDSRKKTPAPGEDILLLVAALPAELQAVLLKMELDKLLEVVMDLGRIPEARFPERVAPLSDNLVTPEDLAHVTALLGEFGDDNRAGIERTLHRISAIRNRKGQIIGLTLRVGRAVLGGIELLRDLIETGQSLLILGRPGVGKTTKLREMARVLADDLHKRVIVIDTSNEIAGDGDIPHQGIGSARRMQVPRVERQHAVMIEAVENHMPEVIIVDEIGTEAEAAAARTIAERGVQLIGTAHGNTLENLVKNPTLSDLVGGVQVVTLSDEEARRRRTAKTVSERRAPPTFDIVVEMVDRDEVIVHPDTAAAVDALLRGFPLRGERREQAANGQIHVLVQEGEPPVHPNLAAEEPARRGPARIYPYAVSRDLLERVIRSLGLNARTVGGPEQADLILALRSRDGDLRLKRIMEKGGASLHFIKRNTANEMRRLLERTFHILEGVEGEEIHEMVDETEAAIRRVLAEGVEAPLAPRRPALRRMQHRIIAGRGLVAESTGKEPQRHLVIRPGEGE; from the coding sequence GTGAAAGACAGCCGTAAAAAGACCCCCGCCCCCGGGGAGGACATTCTCCTGCTGGTCGCTGCCCTGCCAGCCGAGCTGCAGGCAGTTCTCCTCAAGATGGAGCTGGACAAGCTTCTCGAGGTGGTGATGGACCTGGGAAGGATCCCCGAGGCCCGCTTCCCCGAGAGGGTCGCGCCGCTTTCCGACAATCTGGTCACCCCGGAAGACTTGGCCCATGTAACCGCCTTGCTGGGGGAATTCGGTGACGACAACCGTGCCGGCATCGAGCGGACGCTCCACCGCATCTCGGCCATCCGCAACCGAAAAGGGCAGATCATCGGCCTCACCCTCCGCGTCGGGAGGGCGGTGTTGGGCGGGATCGAGCTGTTGCGCGACCTGATCGAAACCGGCCAAAGCCTCCTCATCCTGGGGCGGCCGGGGGTGGGAAAAACGACCAAGCTGCGGGAGATGGCGAGAGTGCTCGCCGACGATCTGCACAAGCGGGTGATCGTCATCGATACCTCCAACGAAATCGCCGGAGACGGCGACATTCCCCACCAGGGAATCGGCAGTGCCCGGCGGATGCAGGTGCCTCGCGTCGAGCGCCAGCACGCCGTCATGATCGAGGCGGTCGAGAACCACATGCCGGAGGTGATCATCGTCGACGAGATCGGCACCGAGGCCGAGGCGGCAGCGGCTCGCACCATCGCCGAGCGCGGGGTCCAACTCATCGGCACGGCCCATGGCAACACCCTGGAGAATCTGGTCAAGAACCCCACCCTCTCCGACCTGGTGGGAGGCGTCCAGGTGGTGACGCTGAGCGACGAAGAGGCCCGCCGGCGACGCACAGCGAAAACCGTCAGCGAGCGCCGGGCGCCTCCCACCTTCGACATCGTGGTGGAGATGGTGGACCGGGACGAGGTGATTGTCCACCCCGACACCGCTGCCGCGGTCGATGCTCTCCTGCGCGGCTTCCCTCTCCGCGGCGAGCGGCGCGAGCAGGCCGCCAACGGCCAGATCCACGTGCTGGTGCAGGAAGGAGAGCCGCCAGTCCACCCGAACCTGGCGGCGGAAGAGCCTGCCCGCCGCGGTCCGGCCCGCATCTATCCCTACGCCGTTTCCCGCGACCTCCTCGAGCGGGTGATCCGCAGCCTGGGCCTCAACGCCCGCACGGTTGGCGGGCCGGAACAGGCGGACCTGATTCTGGCGCTGCGCTCCCGGGACGGCGACCTGCGCCTCAAGCGGATCATGGAGAAGGGCGGCGCCTCGCTTCACTTCATCAAGCGGAACACCGCCAACGAGATGCGGCGACTGCTGGAACGGACCTTCCATATCCTGGAAGGGGTCGAGGGTGAGGAAATACATGAGATGGTAGACGAAACGGAAGCGGCCATCCGGCGGGTCCTCGCTGAAGGGGTGGAGGCGCCTCTGGCCCCGCGGCGTCCGGCTCTGCGCCGGATGCAGCATCGGATCATCGCCGGCCGGGGTCTGGTGGCGGAGAGCACGGGTAAGGAACCGCAGCGCCACCTGGTCATCCGTCCAGGCGAGGGGGAATGA